In Gossypium arboreum isolate Shixiya-1 chromosome 5, ASM2569848v2, whole genome shotgun sequence, a single genomic region encodes these proteins:
- the LOC128292720 gene encoding uncharacterized protein LOC128292720 — protein MSLDPIEEELGEGLPSNVIDDNEPNIINIHPSDAWATWRMELANQMFDEWQLCRFFPIKCFFPSSRGTKENGFRRRSALVACMVDLHNAGTFNADTGFKAGYLNELEKMIEKVLPNAMLKAKPNLESRIRILKRDWSIVYDMLSGKNNSGFGWDEHRQLVVAEDAVWNSYISSHKEAAQFRHRSFPYYDQLTAIYAKDRATGKDAQTAADIIEEINVEDVAATNSHEERNDFHGSEVDVSLDDMDLSATQPQPEPQLARN, from the exons ATGAGTCTTGATCCTATTGAAGAGGAGTTGGGAGAAGGATTGCCTAGTAATGTGATAGATGACAATgaaccgaatatcataaatatTCATCCGTCGGATGCATGGGCTACTTGGAGGATGGAACTAGCCAACCAAATGTTCGATGAATGGCAA TTATGTCGGTTTTTCCCAATCAAGTGTTTCTTCCCGAGTTCTCGAGGAACCAAAGAAAATGGGTTCAGAAGAAGATCTGCGTTGGTTGCTTGTATGGTCGACTTGCACAATGCTGGAACCTTTAATGCGGATACGGGATTCAAAGCCGGCTATTTAAatgagttagaaaagatgatagaaaaAGTTTTACCCAATGCCATGTTGAAGGCTAAACCTAATCTTGAATCGAGGATTAGGATATTGAAAAGGGATTGGTCAATCGTTTATGACATGCTTAGTGGAAAAAACAATAGCGGCTTTGGTTGGGATGAGCATAGGCAGCTTGTTGTTGCTGAAGATGCGGTGTGGAACTCATATATAAGT aGTCATAAAGAAGCAGCTCAATTCAGACATCGGAGTTTCCCTTATTATGACCAACTTACTGCCATCTACGCAAAAGATCGAGCCACTGGAAAAGATGCTCAAACAGCTGCTGATATTATTGAAGAAATAAATGTTGAAGATGTAGCTGCTACAAATTCTCATGAAGAAAGAAACGATTTCCATGGATCTGAAGTTGATGTTTCTTTAGATGACATGGATCTTTCAGCTACACAACCTCAACCAGAACCGCAACTAGCTAGAAACTAA